One Campylobacter pinnipediorum subsp. caledonicus genomic window carries:
- a CDS encoding DUF1064 domain-containing protein, giving the protein MVSKYHNTKSKGYDSKKEAKRANELRLLQSAKQISELKEQVPFVLQESFKVPSDKTKSGFERIRDIKYIADFTYKKGDVMFIEDVKGFKTTEYKLKAKMLKKLIADKKINAVFIES; this is encoded by the coding sequence TTGGTTAGCAAATATCACAACACAAAATCAAAAGGCTATGATAGCAAGAAAGAAGCTAAAAGAGCTAATGAGCTAAGGCTCTTACAGAGTGCTAAGCAAATAAGCGAGCTTAAAGAACAAGTGCCTTTTGTATTGCAAGAGAGTTTTAAAGTGCCAAGTGATAAAACTAAAAGCGGATTTGAGCGCATAAGGGATATTAAATACATTGCTGATTTTACTTACAAAAAAGGAGATGTGATGTTTATAGAAGATGTCAAAGGTTTTAAGACTACTGAATATAAATTAAAAGCAAAAATGCTTAAAAAATTAATTGCTGATAAAAAAATCAATGCGGTTTTTATAGAGAGCTGA
- a CDS encoding S24 family peptidase, with product MADGIKYSIVEEALEIINKTNVDFYKYIGLTRQQDNNNKKVGYYPIKYIKEIASFFNVSADVLLDETLIKTLKEKKNGKHKKPIKTITNDNTVNVPFFKNGVVSAGFGNENDDMGDYELLPFNPEDLKIMFNVSPNAKIGIIPCFGNSMEPTIKESDLIAFCVDGADIVEGAIYICKYDNELFVKRIKKRPKLALLSDNKDYEPILVDEALEVQIIGRVVGCYSINSKRI from the coding sequence ATGGCTGATGGAATTAAGTACTCTATTGTTGAAGAAGCATTAGAAATAATAAACAAAACAAATGTTGATTTTTATAAATACATAGGTCTAACAAGACAACAAGATAACAATAATAAAAAAGTTGGTTATTACCCTATCAAGTATATTAAAGAAATTGCAAGTTTTTTTAATGTATCCGCAGATGTATTATTAGATGAAACATTGATAAAAACACTAAAAGAAAAAAAGAATGGAAAGCACAAAAAACCAATAAAAACAATAACAAATGACAACACAGTAAATGTCCCATTTTTTAAAAATGGTGTTGTCTCAGCTGGTTTTGGTAATGAAAATGATGATATGGGCGATTATGAGTTATTACCTTTTAATCCTGAGGATTTAAAGATTATGTTTAATGTTTCTCCAAATGCCAAAATAGGCATTATACCTTGCTTTGGTAACTCAATGGAGCCAACCATAAAAGAAAGCGATTTGATAGCATTTTGTGTTGATGGTGCCGACATCGTTGAAGGTGCTATTTATATTTGTAAATATGACAATGAACTATTTGTAAAAAGAATTAAAAAACGACCAAAATTAGCACTATTAAGTGATAACAAAGACTATGAGCCTATTTTAGTTGATGAAGCTTTAGAAGTGCAAATAATAGGTCGTGTTGTTGGTTGCTATTCTATAAATAGCAAAAGAATTTAA
- a CDS encoding XRE family transcriptional regulator, whose amino-acid sequence MSLSNKIKKARKQANLTQLQLSKLLGINRASITQYETDVAIPPVATLKLIADACGVAMTFFFDDELEINRQIVKQELKNNFAKYADLIPNQAQIKNTVFLPKSEMVIGAGAEGTFDLSLFESETRIAVDKKFIKGLNPANLKLFEVVGDSMFPEYDEGDLAIVDMVNHRYDFIKIAGIYIVRVGDVIYIKRVEFLPENAVKLISLNSKYGDMYPHKDGYECEILGKVCGKIKFEISKGLTFSDSGIK is encoded by the coding sequence ATGTCATTAAGTAACAAAATTAAAAAAGCAAGAAAACAAGCCAATTTAACACAACTACAATTATCAAAATTGTTAGGTATAAATCGTGCTTCTATAACACAATACGAAACAGATGTAGCTATTCCACCTGTTGCAACACTAAAACTTATTGCCGATGCTTGTGGTGTTGCTATGACTTTCTTTTTTGATGATGAGCTAGAAATTAACAGACAAATTGTAAAACAAGAATTAAAAAACAATTTTGCAAAGTATGCTGACCTAATCCCAAACCAAGCACAGATAAAAAACACAGTATTTTTACCAAAATCCGAAATGGTTATCGGTGCAGGTGCTGAGGGCACTTTTGATTTGAGCTTATTTGAGAGCGAGACAAGGATAGCAGTTGACAAGAAATTCATAAAAGGTCTAAACCCTGCCAATCTAAAATTATTCGAAGTCGTAGGAGATAGTATGTTTCCTGAGTATGATGAGGGCGACCTAGCCATTGTGGATATGGTAAATCATCGCTATGATTTTATCAAGATAGCAGGTATATATATTGTCCGAGTTGGCGATGTAATTTATATTAAGCGTGTTGAGTTTTTACCAGAAAATGCCGTTAAACTAATCTCCCTAAACTCAAAATACGGCGATATGTATCCACATAAAGATGGCTATGAATGCGAAATTTTAGGTAAGGTTTGTGGAAAAATCAAGTTTGAAATTTCAAAAGGCTTAACATTTTCAGATAGTGGAATAAAATAA
- a CDS encoding ImmA/IrrE family metallo-endopeptidase, producing MEILKWANVSSEEILQKLDLTTPPFDPFKIAELMGITVKNDLNFDELASDGMIYLNNNIPEIWINPIKPEKRQIFTLAHELGHLVYHVLPNIEKFQNPIRDDYSTLYRNGVRNPQETLANRFAANLIMPLKYMMDFTDRLFEETKGEELNRRNIIDALVGEFNVSKDAMIIRLKQLKTIPQDYDYNDDSKQKIMSGY from the coding sequence ATGGAAATTTTAAAATGGGCAAATGTTTCATCAGAAGAAATTTTGCAAAAATTAGATTTAACTACCCCGCCGTTTGACCCTTTTAAAATTGCTGAATTAATGGGAATAACAGTAAAAAATGATTTAAATTTTGATGAGCTTGCAAGCGATGGCATGATTTATTTAAATAATAATATACCTGAAATTTGGATAAATCCAATCAAACCAGAAAAAAGACAAATATTTACACTAGCTCACGAGCTAGGACACTTGGTTTATCATGTTTTGCCAAATATTGAAAAATTCCAAAATCCTATAAGAGATGATTATTCTACTCTTTACAGAAATGGAGTAAGAAACCCACAAGAAACATTAGCTAATAGATTTGCTGCAAATCTAATCATGCCGTTAAAATACATGATGGATTTTACAGATAGACTATTTGAAGAAACAAAAGGCGAAGAGCTAAACAGAAGAAATATTATAGATGCACTTGTTGGAGAATTTAACGTTTCAAAAGATGCCATGATTATAAGGCTTAAACAACTAAAAACTATACCTCAAGACTATGATTACAATGATGATAGTAAACAAAAAATAATGAGCGGGTATTAA
- a CDS encoding type II toxin-antitoxin system RelE family toxin: protein MSYKIEFDKRAEKELFNLEKSTRTFILKALKEFELNFNHEYEKELIKTSKIKHLKGELKGLFRLRLRSFRVIYEKIDDKLIIYVLKVTDRKDAY, encoded by the coding sequence ATGAGCTATAAAATAGAGTTTGATAAAAGAGCTGAAAAAGAACTTTTTAACCTTGAAAAAAGCACAAGAACATTTATATTAAAGGCATTAAAAGAATTTGAGCTAAATTTTAATCACGAATACGAAAAAGAGCTTATAAAAACAAGCAAAATAAAACACCTAAAAGGCGAATTAAAAGGGCTTTTTAGGTTACGCCTTAGAAGTTTTAGGGTTATCTATGAAAAGATAGATGATAAGCTAATAATATACGTGTTAAAAGTTACAGATAGAAAAGATGCTTATTAA